Within Microterricola gilva, the genomic segment CCATGCGCCACAGCGGCCGCATGTTGCGGTGAAGACGACTGCCGAACCCATGTACCCCCACCGCTCGATCGAGGGGCACCCCGCCCCAGTGTGGTCAAAGCTACCGCGTACCCCCCGAAGGCGTGTAATCACCTCGTGAGGATCCGACAGAATGGCTGTGCCCCGAATCGCTCGGGCCAGAGTGAGAGGAAGGTCAGCACATGACACACGCCGACCGCGACGACGCGACGATCGCCCTGCTGGTCGAGTCCGCCGAGGCAGCGGGGCTGAAGCGGCGCGAGCGCCCGGATGCCCTCCTTGTACTCCGCGATCCCGAGATGACCTACACGCTGAGCGAGCGCGACGGCCTCTTCATCGTGCAGAGCAGCGACCGCGGCACGGCTCCCTGGCTTGCGATGGCGAGCGAACAGCTCGAGGTGGCCGCCGCGGGGCTGCTCCTCCTGATCGCCGTCCCGCTGCGCCAACAGCTGGGACTTCCGCACTTGGAGGCGCCGCGTGAACTGGCCGACGGGGTCACACTGGTGCCGGATGTCGACGGGCTCCGCCTGAGCTGGAGCGAAGCCGGCCAACAGCGCTCGGCCTGGTTTCCCGATAGTCACGCGGGACGGCGCTCGGCTGTGGAGTTCTCGCACGCCGCCGGCCATCCCCCAGAAATGGTGGCGGTCTCCGTGCGCGACCCACGAGGGGCGCCACTCTTCGCGCGATGACGAGATGTCGCGTCACCCCCCGAAGGCGTGTCATCATGACTCTCGGGGGAAATCCCTGCCGCAGCATTCGCGCACATCGTGGCGCACGACGAGGGGAACAGTCATGAAGTTCGCAATGGGGGCCAGCACGCTGAGCACCTTGACCAAAAACACGTCGACGTCGAATGACGATCTCGGCGCACTGGTCAAGCAGCTCGCGGAGTCGGCCGAGCCGCTCCAGGGCAAGTTCAATGGTGCAGGTCGCGCCGCGTTCGACGCGTTCAAGGGCCAGACCGACCGCATCGCAGCCGAGCTGAACGGCGCGCTCGCCGCGGTGCTCGGTGGTATCGCAGGCATGGACAAGGCCCTCGGCGAGGGTGACCAGGAGATGGGCAGCTCAACGCAGTCGTTGATGGCCAACTCGAACTTTGACGCAGCCCGCTTCGGCGGAAAGGCATAGGGGGAACCGATGAGCGCACAGGGTCAGGCGGATCGCCGCGACTACGACATCCACGCCTCGCAGAACGCGCAGGAGAACTTCAACCGCGTTGCCGCGCAGCTGGAATCGCTGATCGATCAGCGACAGAAAGACGTCAACGCCGCGATGAGCGACTACCAGGCGGACGGTGTCTCCGACGAGTACGCCGGCAAGGAGCTTGCCTGGCGGAACGCGGCCGGTGAGGTCAAGACGATCATCGCCACGCTCCGCGCCTCGATGGAACAGAACGACGACACGGCACAGACCGCGCTCGGCAAGGCCAAATCCGCCGTTGACGGCATCGGCTAGCTGACGCTGTCGGCACTGGTCGCGTAACGAACGAGGGGGATGGCGCGATGGCATCATCGGAGGGCTGGAGCATCCAGCCGGAGCAGGTCGCAACCGTGCTCACGGCGGTGAACGGCAAGGCGGAGCTGATGGGGGCAGCACTGGCGACGTTGCAGGCCGACGTCTCGTCCGCGGCGGCGGCGACGGGCAACTCCGCGGCCATCTCGCAGGCACTGATGGACTTCTTCGCGCAGGAAGGCCCGCGCCTCGAGGGTGTCAGCAAGCGCATCGCCGCATCTCTCACCGGTGCGTCGGATGCCACATCCGCCTACGTCAAGGGCGACTACGAGATGGCCAGCACCTCGCAGAGTCTGCAGGTCGAGCTGATCAACAACCCGGTGCTGCCAGGTAACGGGGCCTACTAGGCATGGCCGAACACATCAATCCCGCGGCGATCCCCGGCGATGCCCTGCAGCCCGAGCTGCTCGTGCAGCACGCGGATTCGCTGGCGAAGGCGGCATCCGGCACCCGTGACCACGGAGCAGAGGTCGTCGCCGAGTGGCAGAAGCTCTCTGCGTACTACACGGCGCCGGAGGGCCCGCAGCTCTTCGCGGTCATGACACCGGTCGGCCCGGCCACCTCGGCGTTCGGTGACAATCTCGACGTCGTCGTCGCGGCGCTCAAGGCCTTCGCCGACGAGGTGATCCCAATCAAGGCGGAGCTCGCCAGGCTCAAGGGCGAGGCCCAGACCTTCGTCGACACCACCGTGAAGAACGGCGTCGACGTCAAGTACACCGACTACGGCTACGGATACGGCGGCTACGGCGCATCGGGCGCGTACGCCGGCTACGGCTACAACGCCTTCGGCTCCTACACCCAGGCGGCAGAAGACAACCCCGTCACGCGCACGCACCACCAGAACTGGGACGAGAACCAGGGCGCCGTCGACGAGAACAACGCGCTGATCGCGGCGGTGAGCGCCCAGCAGGTGAAGCTGTGGGCCGCGGAGCGCACCTGCGCCAACACGATCCGCGCGCTCTTCGGGGCCGACCCGCTGCGCTCGATGCAGAGTGAGGATGACGCCCTCGGCTACGGCCTGAGCGAGATCCCAGAGGGCACCGAGATGCCGTGGGGTGCCGCGACCAAGCGCACGGAAGGCTGCGCGGAAGCGTCGCTGACCTTCGTCTTCGAAGACGTGATCTGGAAGGGCATCGCCGTCGGCGGTGTCTGGGGCACCGTCACCGGCCTCGGCACCCTCCTGCTCGGCTACAACCCCGCCACCGGGGACTTCTTCAGCGGCGACGCCTACGGCGCGGCGTGGAGCGGGCTCGGCATGCTCGGTTTCGGCCTCGCCACAGCCGGGCCGCTCGGCATCGTCGGGGGCTTCGTGCCCGGTCCGGTCGGCGACTTCTTCCGCGGCGGGCAGGAAGCCGTTGTCAACACGCTCAAGGGCGTCGTCGCCTGGGACACCTGGGCGGAGAACCCCGGTGAGGCGCTCGGCTCATCCATCTTCAACATTGCGACGATTGTCATCCCGGCCGGGGCGGTGGTCGGCGGCGTCAAGACCGCGACCGGTGCGGCCAACGCCCTCGGCAAGGCCGCGAAGATCGTCGACATGGTCGACCCGGGGGCTTGGCTCAGCAAGGGTGTCCTCGGCGGCTCGAAGTTCATCGCGCCGTCGGTCGCCGATCTGCTCAAGTCGCTGGACTTCAACCTCGGCGACAACATGGGCAACCTCTTCGATGGCTCGACGCTCAAGATCGCGAACTTCGACGGCTCCACCTTCGACTTCACCCCGCCCAAGGCCGATGTGCCCGACAGCTTCGACGTGCCACCGGCGCGTGGAACGGACGCAGCCGACATTCCCGTACGGATGCCGGAGTCCGTCGTCGCCGGCGCACCTGGCTCCTCCCAGTTCCTCAGCCCCGACACCCACATCGGTGGTACCGGCACGACCGTGCTCGACACGCCCCCCAGTCACGGTGGCGGGACCGGTTCCGGTAGCGGTTCTGGCAACGGCACGGGCAGCGGCTCCGGCACGGGAGCCGGCGGCGGTTCTGGCGCAGGGACGGGTACTGGCGGCGGATCCGGCCATGGATCGAACACCGGCGCGGACGGCGCTGACGGTGTGCCGCCCAAGGACCCCGCCGACGTCGCCGACCCGAGCGATCCGCCGAAGAAGCCGTGGGACCCCGAGATGGGCGACCCCGTGCTCAGCGATGCCGACTACGGCCCCGGCTTCGAGCGGGTGCCCGACCGCACCGACAGCAACCCGATCGACGACAACTACGGCGACGTGCGCCCGGATGGCGAGAGCGGCCGCCTCGACGACAAATACGCACACCCCGGAACCGTCTCTGATGACGTCGCGCACATGATCGAGGACCCGACCGCGCCGTACGGCCGCGGTGACGACGGCACGCCCTACTCCCGTGAGGAGTGGGAGTCGCGTTACACCGACGAGGACGGCTACCCGATCTACCCGGGCAACGACGGTGGCAAGCTCGGGAGCTTCGTCGAGTTCGACAACATCGCGGACTTCAAGGCTCACTACGGAGAGAGCCTGGACCGCTTCGGTCACGATGGCGGTAAGTTCCTCTCGTTCCCGGAGATGTCCTTCGAGTCACGGGCGCTGCCGCCGAGCAACTTGAGCGCGACTTACTCGGTGTTCGAGATCGGCGACAGCCTGCCGGATGGCTACCGCATCGAGGTGTCGGAGATCGCTCCCGCCTTCGGCCGCGACGGCGGCGGCCTCCAGGTGCGCTTCTTGGACCCTGACGGCCAGCCGGTCTCGGTCGCGTCCCTCCTGGATGGCGAAAACCCGCTGCTGTCCCGTTCGACCGACGATTCCTCAACGCTCAGACTGGGCGATGACAATGACTTGAGATTTGAATCGAGCTCTACGTCGGATTCTCTTATCGAGAACGCATTCCATCGAGCGGAGCAGGACGGCACAGTCGAATCGCCCGGAAATGTGGGTGTTCCGCCCACGGTGTTGAGCGCAGCAGAGCTACAACAGATTCGGACCGATGGCTATTCGGTGGCCTTCTTCGGTGATGACAACCTGAAGTATTACCAGCAGCCGCAAACAACGCTGGGAGCAAATGGTCGTCCATTCTTTGTCATGCCGGGCTCTGATGCCGTTCTGGTGCAGAATGCGCACGATGCCGCACGGTACACCGGGATGTCTCCGTCCACGCTGCGGGCCTATACCAATGGCGGCGAGGTGTATGGGGTCGCGTTCCCGGCAACCGGCATTGCGCATCGCGTACCGGTGGCAGCCGACGCCCAAGGCTGGGCGCACTTCTTAGAAGGCGGCCACACCGCGGTTCGACTACCTGAGAGCGGTGCAAGCGGTGGGCCGTTGAGAAGTGGATATTTGGTCAACCCCGTGCGAGAGCTTGTTGTTCCCGGTGGAACAGCCATGCCTCCTGGCAGCGTCCTCTTCAGGCTGGGGCCGAACGGTGACCCGATTGTGCTGCGGAGGTTCCGATGAAGACGTGGGAGGAACAGGGCTGCGAGGTGTGTCGGCAGCAGTGGATGAGCGGTGACCGGCCACAGTATCTTGCTACAAATATTGAGCGACACACGACGCTTTTTCGTTGTGTCGTGTGTGGTAGTTATTGGGAGGATCGCGAGCGATACGCTGTTGAGGTGACGAAGAGCGAAGCAGCACTCTATGGCGAGCAGATTCTCGACAATGGTTGATCTCGGGAGACCCACGACGCTCCTGGAACGCGCGATACTGAGATCGAGCCGCCAGCAGCTCAGCATGCAGTCATTGCTCTGGATTCTGGCGGCCAGCGAATTGATCGTTCCCACCACCGAGGACTTCCACGGAAACGTGGATGAATTCAAGCCGTTGCTCTTGGCGGCAGACGATGCGCTCTATCTTGCAGTCTTCACTCATGCCGATCAGATCGGAAGTTACGCCGCGACTGCCCCCGCGTACGTGACCATGGCAGGTGAATCGGTGCTCATGCGGATGCCGCCGGGTGCTGGACTCATCGTCAACGCGGGCACTGCTCGTGGTTTCGAACTCCCCGCCGATGGCCTGGCCGCAATCGTTGACGAGATCACCGATCGTCATTGACGATCGGCGATGCTCGGTACGCCGTGCAAGGCCGTCGAACCCCGAGTTACCGCGCAAGCCATGACGAAAGTGAGGACTTTCTGGAATGTCTGATGTGTCTGGACCGTGGGCTGAGCGCGAGGCGTTCAACGCCCTCGGGGTGTTGCTTTACCGGTTGCTGTCAGAAGGCGACGAACGAATCGAACTTTCCGTCAGTGCAACCGTGGCAACGAGCAGCCCCGATCTCCTGGCGTTCAACCCGGCTGGTCGCTATCCAACACCGTCGGGTCGTGCCAATAGCGTGCGGGGTTCCGTCGAGCTGTGGCAGGCCATCGACACTCTGCGGGCTGCGCATTACAAGCCCCAGTTGGGCACGTGGTTCAGCGCGCATATCACGGTGGGTGCTGATGGTAGTGCGACCGCGGAGTGCAACTATGACGCGGAACCCGAGTGGGAGGTTCCGATCGACCCGATCGCGTACGTGACCGATCTCGAGGCGTTCCCTCGCGATGAGGCACATCAGCCTGAATGGTTGAAGCAGAAGCTCGTCGAGGGGCGTGCGCGTCTGGCGGCTCGCGACAAGTGAGCACGGCCGGGACGCGCGACGAGGACACCGCGGCCCTGGGTGTCGTGCAGAGGGTGGCAGCACTGGCGACGGTGCAGAGCTCTGACGAGGAGGGCCTCCTCGTCAGCCTCTGGGACATGGAGATGAGATACACCATAACCGCCAACGATGGCCTCTTCGTCGTGCAGAGTAGCGACAGGGGCACGGCGCCCTGGCTGGAGATGGCCGGCGAGGGCCTGCCCGTCGCGGCCCAGCGACGGCGCGCCGCTGTTCGCATGATGCGGCCCGTGGCCGATGCGCGCGCACGGGCCGTCGCTGAATTGTCGAAGGCGGAGCTCTCGGCCGGCCGGCCGCTTGAGCTCGTACACGCCTTTCTGAATCGCGACGGTCTCCGTGTCGCTGGGGCGGTCGACAGAGAATGAAACCTCGTGATGCGTTCTTCTCGCGCGCAGATCGGTACTCGCTCGGTATCGACGACGAATCTGGACGGCACTTCGCTTCGCTGCCGGTAAGCGCTGGCGTCGTCGACTATGAGGAGTACTACGAATTGACGGACGAGCAGTTCGCGCACTTCCTAGCGGTGCCGACGGACGCGGTGATCTTCATCGAGGAATGCGGTCGCCGCGAGCACGATGACCTCCTGATGCAGAAGCCAGGCTGGAACCGGGGAATCCCGGTTTGAGCGCCCCGTCTGCGCGGGAGGCGATCGTAGCGCTGCTCGTCGCAATCGGTGCCAAGGCGGGGCTGAAGCCGGTACAGCGGCCCGGCATGATCGTGAGCCTCCGCGACCCCGAGATGGTCTACATGGTCGGCGAGCAGGATGGCCTTGTGATCGTGCAGAGCAGCGAGCGCGGTGGTGGGCCGATCGTAAGGCTGGCGAGCGAGAGCCTCGATGTCGCGGCGCGCGGCATCCTCATTCTGATTGCGGTTCCGCTCCGGCAACGGCTGGGATACAGCTCAGCGTTTCGCACGCGGAGCCTGGCACCTGGCGTGCTCCAGGCACCGGATATCGAGGGGTTCCGGCTGAGTGGGACTTCGGGCGGTAGAGCCTGGTCGGCGTGGGTGCCGGACAATGACGCCGGGCGCGTGATGGCACTCAAACTCTCCGTCATATCCGAAGACTCGCTTGAAGCGGTTGCGGAAGCTCTGTCCACACCGGGCGGCGGCCCGCTCTACTCCTCTGCCCCGTGACAGGGTGAGACGAGTGTTCCGGAATGGGTGACAACTCCGGAAGCAGTGCAGAGCGCGACGCATTCAATGG encodes:
- a CDS encoding pore-forming ESAT-6 family protein; this encodes MSAQGQADRRDYDIHASQNAQENFNRVAAQLESLIDQRQKDVNAAMSDYQADGVSDEYAGKELAWRNAAGEVKTIIATLRASMEQNDDTAQTALGKAKSAVDGIG
- a CDS encoding TNT domain-containing protein (This protein contains a domain related to Tuberculosis Necrotizing Toxin, which is the C-terminal effector domain of outer membrane channel protein CpnT, and which has a lethal NAD+-glycohydrolase activity.); translated protein: MAEHINPAAIPGDALQPELLVQHADSLAKAASGTRDHGAEVVAEWQKLSAYYTAPEGPQLFAVMTPVGPATSAFGDNLDVVVAALKAFADEVIPIKAELARLKGEAQTFVDTTVKNGVDVKYTDYGYGYGGYGASGAYAGYGYNAFGSYTQAAEDNPVTRTHHQNWDENQGAVDENNALIAAVSAQQVKLWAAERTCANTIRALFGADPLRSMQSEDDALGYGLSEIPEGTEMPWGAATKRTEGCAEASLTFVFEDVIWKGIAVGGVWGTVTGLGTLLLGYNPATGDFFSGDAYGAAWSGLGMLGFGLATAGPLGIVGGFVPGPVGDFFRGGQEAVVNTLKGVVAWDTWAENPGEALGSSIFNIATIVIPAGAVVGGVKTATGAANALGKAAKIVDMVDPGAWLSKGVLGGSKFIAPSVADLLKSLDFNLGDNMGNLFDGSTLKIANFDGSTFDFTPPKADVPDSFDVPPARGTDAADIPVRMPESVVAGAPGSSQFLSPDTHIGGTGTTVLDTPPSHGGGTGSGSGSGNGTGSGSGTGAGGGSGAGTGTGGGSGHGSNTGADGADGVPPKDPADVADPSDPPKKPWDPEMGDPVLSDADYGPGFERVPDRTDSNPIDDNYGDVRPDGESGRLDDKYAHPGTVSDDVAHMIEDPTAPYGRGDDGTPYSREEWESRYTDEDGYPIYPGNDGGKLGSFVEFDNIADFKAHYGESLDRFGHDGGKFLSFPEMSFESRALPPSNLSATYSVFEIGDSLPDGYRIEVSEIAPAFGRDGGGLQVRFLDPDGQPVSVASLLDGENPLLSRSTDDSSTLRLGDDNDLRFESSSTSDSLIENAFHRAEQDGTVESPGNVGVPPTVLSAAELQQIRTDGYSVAFFGDDNLKYYQQPQTTLGANGRPFFVMPGSDAVLVQNAHDAARYTGMSPSTLRAYTNGGEVYGVAFPATGIAHRVPVAADAQGWAHFLEGGHTAVRLPESGASGGPLRSGYLVNPVRELVVPGGTAMPPGSVLFRLGPNGDPIVLRRFR
- a CDS encoding SseB family protein — encoded protein: MVDLGRPTTLLERAILRSSRQQLSMQSLLWILAASELIVPTTEDFHGNVDEFKPLLLAADDALYLAVFTHADQIGSYAATAPAYVTMAGESVLMRMPPGAGLIVNAGTARGFELPADGLAAIVDEITDRH
- a CDS encoding DUF6507 family protein, giving the protein MASSEGWSIQPEQVATVLTAVNGKAELMGAALATLQADVSSAAAATGNSAAISQALMDFFAQEGPRLEGVSKRIAASLTGASDATSAYVKGDYEMASTSQSLQVELINNPVLPGNGAY